In Dermacentor variabilis isolate Ectoservices chromosome 7, ASM5094787v1, whole genome shotgun sequence, a genomic segment contains:
- the LOC142586879 gene encoding uncharacterized protein LOC142586879: MTILANRSIFFTRTFYTKNDLHPILRNYMGIFPKREQNVMELRRSDNDFAVKETILYLSEKYHCGVIRVTSSLRGHQSYYDLRVWNSVVRQGPHEKCVSRFAKFARSGHVIYDPACQAILNYKGR, encoded by the exons ATGACGATCCTGGCAAATAGATCCATTTTCTTCACACGAACATTTTACACTAAAAACGATTT gCATCCGATTCTTAGGAACTACATGGGAATCTTTCCAAAGCGAGAACAAAACGTGATGGAACTCCGTCGATCAG ACAACGACTTCGCGGTGAAGGAAACTATTCTTTATCTCAGTGAAAAATATCACTGCGGAGTGATAAGGGTGACATCGAGCCTACGCG GTCACCAGTCCTATTATGACCTCCGTGTTTGGAATTCAGTAGTTCGGCAAGGCCCTCACGAAAAATGTGTTTCACGATTCGCGAAATTCGCACGAAGTGGACACGTCATTTATGATCCGGCTTGTCAGGCCATTCTCAACTATAAAGGTCGTTGA